One Anastrepha obliqua isolate idAnaObli1 chromosome 6, idAnaObli1_1.0, whole genome shotgun sequence DNA window includes the following coding sequences:
- the LOC129250674 gene encoding uncharacterized protein K02A2.6-like — protein sequence MVSAVQRQEENASSVENLGIINETAGTNRKAATDEDLNTARAEEHNQTPEDIVVHREAEARRNEVTVAAKAKDIRRQHPPASSTRSCLLRRGQRKWINRTLSNEEIEDELDNSSDMEVDPYQDSDDSSDTDYKGSDASISSEVDSTDSSDDEDIQMHENVQTVNEDSDYNSEDINFTDTAPAQSTSNNFYPALFDKQLGLCNKTKAHLVVKANCQPVFRPKRVVAYAIQHLVEAELQRLQDLNVISPVNYSNWAAPIVVIKKPNGSIRLCADFSTGLNDALETYQYPLPLPEDIFAKLNNATVFSHIDLSDAFLQVEVDDSSKELLTINTHMGLFRYNRMVFGVKTFPAIFQQIMDQMLAGLNNTAAYIDDIFVSGKNQADHDANLREVLLRIQQYGFKLKVDKCKFSYHEMAYLGYVLNKDGISPDPKHIDAIKYMPEPTNQSELRSFLGAINFYGKFINHMRDFRGPLDELLQKNKTWRWTNVQQTCFDSLKDILSSKLLLTHYDPTKGIIVAADASNYGLGACIFHEFEDGSLKAICHASRSLTPAEKHYSQIEKEALAIIFAVTKFHRMIFGRKFKLQTDHKPLLAIFGNKAGISAHQANRLQRWAVKLLAYDFELKFVSTNSFGYADVLSRLISNTLNPSEDYVIAAIEFESEIKQILDESINKLPITSKMVRYETAKDLILSNIVRYITEGWPIKCDNIDYKPYFNRKDSINIVEGCLMFGRRIIIPTIFQRRILKEIHRGHPGIQYTKAIARNYVYWSNIDADIENMVKTCPNCTAAAKMPTKTTLHPWPKPSGPWERLHIAYAGPIDSYYYLVVIDAYSKWPEVIRTKSITTALTIFSLNEIFARFGLPKTIVSDNGTQFTSHQFQQFVAEHGIQHIRSSPYHPMSNGQAERFVDTFKRALKKLNGEGVSAQNLIVFLQVYRSTPNKQNEENKSPAEVLLGRQIRLKLDLLKPTFSTEPAIYSDKQLKMKNQFNRKHGAKQKHYEIQDVVFISVHKSKDSFKWMKGTVAGRMGKVLYNIRLQNGKIIRCHANQMRKCFEGSSSVMENEAVCNDKRLAEAFQLYEIAPQHVLNYNPTPANNPNEALEQLEQVPLPSQSEIGTTNNGQSRDNDMQSMGTGNQTTSVQPYVRPQRIRKPVDRFKPT from the exons ATGGTCAGCGCAG TGCAAAGACAAGAGGAGAATGCTTCTAGTGTGGAAAACTTGGGCATTATCAACGAGACTGCTGGCACAAACCGCAAGGCAGCTACGGACGAGGATCTCAATACAGCCAGGGCAGAGGAGCACAATCAAACCCCAGAGGACATCGTGGTACACCGAGAGGCAGAGGCGCGTCGCAACGAGGTTACGGTCGCGGCAAAGGCCAAGGACATCAGGCGGCAACATCCACCAGCGAGCAGCACCAGGAGCTGTCTTCTGAGGCGTGGGCAACGCAAGTG GATTAATCGAACACTGTCTAACGAAGAAATTGAGGACGAGCTTGATAATTCATCTGATATGGAGGTGGATCCTTACCAAGATAGTGACGATAGCAGTGACACAGATTATAAAGGCTCTGATGCCTCCATATCTTCTGAAGTAGATAGCACGGATTCTTCAGATGATGAAGATATACAGATGCATGAAAATGTACAAACGGTAAATGAAGATAGTGATTACAACTCTGAAGATATAAATTTCACTGATACAGCTCCTGCACAATCAACAAGCAATA ATTTTTATCCAGCACTTTTCGACAAACAACTAGGCCTCTGTAATAAAACTAAAGCGCATTTAGTTGTAAAGGCTAACTGTCAACCTGTTTTCCGTCCGAAGCGAGTCGTAGCTTACGCAATTCAACACCTGGTTGAAGCAGAATTACAAAGACTGCAAGATCTAAACGTAATTTCTCCAGTTAATTACTCAAATTGGGCTGCGCCAATTGTGGTAATAAAAAAGCCAAATGGCAGCATACGCCTATGCGCTGACTTTTCGACAGGTCTAAACGATGCTTTGGAAACTTATCAATATCCTCTGCCTCTACCTGAAGACATTTTCGCTAAACTTAACAATGCCACAGTTTTCAGTCATATCGATTTATCTGACGCATTTCTCCAAGTAGAAGTTGACGATTCTTCCAAAGAGCTTCTCACAATAAACACCCATATGGGTCTATTCAGATATAATCGCATGGTATTCGGCGTTAAGACATTTCCAGCAATTTTCCAACAGATAATGGACCAAATGCTGGCAGGTTTAAACAACACGGCGGCATACATCGACGATATTTTTGTTTCGGGTAAGAACCAAGCAGACCACGACGCAAATTTGCGCGAAGTCTTACTTCGTATACAGCAATACGGTTTCAAATTAAAAGTAGacaaatgtaaattttcttATCACGAAATGGCCTACTTAGGGTACGTTCTCAATAAAGACGGCATTAGTCCAGATCCAAAGCACATTGATGCAATCAAATATATGCCAGAACCGACTAATCAATCAGAACTAAGATCATTTTTGGGTGCGATAAATTTTTATGGGAAATTTATTAACCACATGCGAGATTTTCGAGGTCCCTTAGACGAGCTGCTACAAAAGAATAAAACGTGGCGTTGGACAAACGTTCAGCAAACATGTTTTGATAGCCTAAAAGATATTTTATCATCAAAGCTTCTACTAACACACTATGACCCAACAAAAGGTATAATAGTGGCAGCCGATGCATCTAACTATGGTCTCGGAGCTTGTATTTTCCATGAATTTGAAGACGGCTCATTGAAAGCGATTTGTCATGCATCAAGATCGCTTACGCCAGCAGAAAAACATTACAGCCAAATAGAGAAAGAAGCActggcaattatttttgcagtTACAAAATTTCACAGAATGATTTTTGGTCGAAAATTTAAACTACAAACTGATCACAAGCCTCTACTTGCCATATTCGGTAATAAGGCGGGAATCAGTGCACACCAAGCAAATAGACTTCAGCGATGGGCAGTTAAATTGCTTGCATACgatttcgaattaaaatttgtatcaacAAATAGTTTTGGTTACGCTGACGTTTTGTCACGCTTGATAAGCAATACACTCAACCCGTCAGAAGATTATGTTATTGCAGCAATTGAATTTGAATctgaaataaagcaaattttagatgaatcgatTAACAAGCTGCCGATTACAAGTAAAATGGTCAGATACGAAACAGCGAAGGACCTTATACTTTCAAATATTGTTAGATATATAACTGAAGGGTGGCCAATCAAATGTGACAATATTGACTACAAGCCGTACTTTAACCGGAAAGACAGCATAAATATAGTCGAAGGTTGTTTAATGTTCGGTCGACGAATTATAATACCAACAATTTTCCAAAGGCGTATACTTAAAGAAATTCATCGTGGTCATCCAGGAATACAGTATACTAAAGCCATTGCGCGCAACTACGTGTATTGGTCGAACATCGACGCTGACATTGAAAATATGGTCAAAACCTGTCCGAACTGCACCGCAGCGGCCAAAATGCCAACGAAGACGACTTTACATCCCTGGCCAAAGCCTTCCGGACCATGGGAGCGACTTCATATTGCTTATGCTGGTCCAATTGATTCGTATTATTATCTTGTAGTTATCGACGCGTATTCAAAATGGCCAGAAGTAATTCGAACAAAATCCATCACAACAGCGCTAACGATTTTtagtttgaatgaaatttttgctAGATTTGGATTGCCGAAAACAATAGTATCTGATAATGGCACTCAATTTACCAGTCACCAATTCCAGCAATTTGTAGCAGAGCACGGCATTCAACACATTCGCAGCAGTCCTTACCATCCCATGTCCAACGGTCAAGCTGAGAGGTTTGTGGATACTTTCAAACGGGCACTAAAAAAGTTGAACGGGGAGGGGGTATCTGCACAAAATCTTATAGTATTTTTACAAGTTTACAGATCCACACCAAATAAGCAGAACGAAGAAAACAAATCACCGGCCGAAGTGTTACTCGGAAGACAGATACGACTAAAACTCGATTTGCTTAAGCCAACTTTTTCTACTGAACCTGCAATTTATAGCGATAAacaacttaaaatgaaaaatcagttTAATAGAAAGCACGGTGCTAAGCAAAAGCATTACGAGATCCAAGACGTTGTTTTTATAAGCGTTCACAAAAGCAAAGACAGTTTCAAATGGATGAAAGGAACGGTAGCTGGACGCATGGGGAAAGTTTTGTACAACATACGATTGCAGAATGGTAAGATTATTCGATGTCACGCGAATCAAATGCGAAAATGTTTTGAAGGAAGCTCATCAGTGATGGAAAACGAAGCTGTATGCAATGACAAAAGACTGGCGGAAGCGTTTCAATTATATGAAATCGCACCACAGCATGTTTTAAACTATAATCCTACACCAGCTAATAATCCAAACGAGGCGTTGGAACAGTTGGAACAGGTACCATTACCATCACAATCTGAGATTGGAACAACTAACAATGGGCAGTCACGCGATAATGATATGCAAAGCATGGGGACTGGAAACCAAACCACATCAGTGCAACCTTATGTACGACCGCAGCGTATTCGTAAGCCAGTAGACCGTTTTAAACCAACTTGA